The DNA region CGTCTGAACGGGCAACAGGCTTTGCCAGTGGCTGCTGGGCAGGCGTTGCCTCAGAGGAGCTGTCAGGGGTGGTTGTGATCTGTTCAGCCGCTTCAACCAGATTTTTTATTCCGGGATCCAGTGTCGCATCAGATGATTCTGTCAGTGCATTGCTGAGGCTGGCTTCACCCTGGCTTTCATACTTCAGGGTCTTGTTTGCCTGCTTAAAGACAATTTGGCCGCCATCACCGACGATAATTCTGGCGTCGGCAGGTATTTTATCGCCTTTCTTAAGCTTAATGTCATTACCGGCCTGATCCTTGATAGTGACATCACCTTTGACGCCAACGAAGAAAACCGGTGCATTTTGTGGATTATAAACTGGGGCCATTTTAAACCTCGACAATCATTAAACTGCTGACAACTTCATGTCAAAATTCTTATCTGGCTGATGAATCAGTATTGTTCATCATGCCTGTTTTTTCTGAAATTTCGTTCAGGCACCCTACCGTTGTACTGATGCAAAGTAGCGATGCAGGTGTATCTGAGCACACTGCATACCTTGACAGGTTGTTGCTCAGATATTGCCCGGATCAGGGTTCCCTCATGGCATTCTTCCTGGCACGAATAATTGGCTTCAGTATGTAGTCCAGCACCGACTTCTTTCCGGTCAGAATATCCACACTGGTCTGCATTCCCGGAATGATCGGCAGTGGTTTTTCGGAGCTGCCAAGGTGGCTTTTTTCCGTTCTGACCCGAACAATATAGAAGCTCTGGCCGTTTTCGTCCTGAATCGTATCGGCGCTGATGTGTTCGACCTGTCCTCTGAGGCTGCCGTAGACCGCAAAATCATAAGCTGTAACCTTGACAATGGCGGGCTGACCCAGTCGCAGAAAAGCAATATCCTTCGGGCGGATCTGCGCTTCGATCAATAGCTGGTCCTGAAGCGGAACCACTTCCATTAACTCCATGCCGGGCTGTACAACACCACCCAGGGTATTGGAGTTGATCTTTTTCACGGTACCTTCGACCGGTGAGCGCACCAGGGTTCGGTTGACCCGGTCTTTCTGAGCCGTCAGATGTTCTTCCAGCTGGGCCATGCGGATACCGTTTTCCTTCAACTCGTGCAGGGCTTTCTGGCGGAAGTTCAGTTGCAGCTCCGGTTCTCGCTGCTGAGCTGCCTGTAACGCCGACTCCAGTCTTGGAATAGCCAGCCTGGCACCGTCAAGGTCACCGGCCAGTTCGTTCACTCTCTGTTCCAGTCGCAGAAGCTCGACTTCTGAAACGGCTCCCTGTCTGGCCAGTGGTCGGGTGAGTTCGAGTTCACGACTGGCCAGCTTCAGGCTGTTTTTCAGGTGTTTTTCCCTGGAGCGCATTTCACTCAGTTCCTGACGGCTCTGATTAACCTTTTCTTCCGCAATCGTCAGTTCAGTCTGCAGAGTTTGCAGACGGTTATTAAACAGGTTGGTTTCCCGGATGATGTCCTTATCCTGATCTTTAACATCGTCGCCAAAAGACAGGTCGGTACCATCGCTTTCACTGCGCAGGCGATAAGCGGTCGCTTTAAGGCTGGAATATTCGACTTCAGATTCCCTGAACACAGACAGAAAGCGCGTGTTGTCCAGTTGCATCAGTGACTGGTCTGCTTTAACCCGGTCGCCTTCACTGACGAAAATATCCGAGATGATGCCGCCTTCCAGGTTTTGAATAACCTGTACCCTTGAAGAAGGCACCACTTTGCCGACACCCCGGGCAATTTCATCCAGTTTGGCAAACCCTGCCCAGATCAGAAAAATCATCACGGTGGCCATGCACAGGTAAATGAGTGCGCGCCCGCCTCTGGGTGACTGGGTCAGGATGGCAGCACTGGTGTCTGGCATGTAGTCCATGGACAACTGTTGCTGACGGTAGTGGCTGATACTTCCCAGAAAACGCTGCCATGCGGTTCTCAGTTTGTTGTTCATAGCGTCACCTTTCCCTGTTCCAGAGCTTCAATGACTTTTTCCTTAGGTCCGTCAGCAATCAGGTGACCGCGATCGAAAACGATGATGCGATCCACCAGATCCAGCATGCTGCTCTTGTAGGTGGTAATGATCAGAGTCTTGTCTTCGGCTAACTCCCTGAGGCGTTCCCGGAACTGATATTCAGTGAGGCTGTCCATGGCACTGCAGGGTTCGTCAAACAGTAAAACACTGGGGTTGCTCAACAGGGCTCTGGCCAGTGCAACGCTCTGGCGCTGGCCGCCGGACAGATTACTGCCCCGTTCGGCAACAGGCATCTGCAGACCGAGGGGGTGAAGGTTGGTAAATTCTGTGACGCCGCATAGCTGTGCGGCTGCCAGAACGGCTTCGTCGTCGACATAACCGGCTCCCAGGGTAATGTTGTCCCTGACGGTACCAAAGTAGAGTTGAGTGTCCTGTGACACATAGGCTATACGATCGCGAAGCTCATGAGGTGAAAGTTGTTGCAGGTCAATCCCGTCAACACGGATATGCCCGCCGGTTGGCGTAAAGAAGCGCATAAGCAGGCGCTGGAAAGTGCTTTTCCCGGAGCCCATACGACCAATAACGGCGACTTTCTCACCCGCCCTGATTTCAAGGTTGATGTTGTTAAGTGCCATTCCATGCTGTTTGGGGTACTGGAAGCTGACTCGCTCCAGAAGGATATTTTCAGAGATATCCGGTGTTTTCAGTGTGCTGTTGTGGTTCTGCTGTTCAGTGGGAAGGTCCATCACTTTATTCAGGCCGGCCAGCGCAGATTTGGCCTGATAGTAGCGGGTTGAAAGAGAGGATAGCTGGGCAATGGGTGCCAGGCTTCTGCCTGAGAGCATGACCGCTGCGATCAGCCCGCCCATGCTCAGACTCTGTTCAACAATCAGATAAACACCGCAGACCACGATGCCAATGGTAACGAGTTGAATGACCAGTGAAGACAGGGTAGCGGCAGAGGTGGTCAGGGAGCGGGTGCGGATATCCCACATGGCAATATGGCCTGTGAGTTTTTCCCAGCGATGCTGAAGCTCCCCTTCCGCACTTTTGGCCTTGATGCCTTCAATACCGCTGAGGGTTTCAACCAGAGCGGCGTGTTTCTGGGCGCTGCTACGCTGAGTGTTTTCAATGGCAGACCGAAGTCCGGGCTGAATAAACCAGCTGTGCAGGGCAATAATCAGAATGCCTGTCAGTGGCACCAGTACCAGAGGGCCTCCAAGCAGGCCGACAACGGCAAGAATCAACAGGGTGAAAGGGAGGTCGACCAGGGTGGCAACCGTCGAGGAAGTAATGAATTCACGGATGTAGTCAAACTCCTGTAAATGCCGGGCGAAGGAACCTACGGATACAGGACGGGCTGAAAACTGTAGCCCTAATGTCTGTTCAAACAGTTGTGCCGACAAGAGGATGTCCGACTTTTTACCGGCAATATCAATAAAGTGTGACCGGGCTGTTTTCAGCAGGTAGTCAAGAAAATAGGCAACGCCTGCACCGATGGCCAGTACCCATAAAGTGTCTGTCGCATTATTGGGTACCACGCGGTCATAGACGTTCATAATGAACAGCGGACTGACAATGACGAACAGGTTGACCACCGCCGAGGCGATGATGACGTCACGATAGATTTTACGCGAGCGCAACAGGGTTCCCCAGAACCAGTGGCGTTCTGGCAGGTTCAGCGTTTCCGGGGTTCTTTCATCGTACTGGTGTTTTTCCTTGACAAAGATAACCTCGCCGGTCATCTGCTGTTCCAGCACGGTACGATCGACGAGTTCACTGCCTCCGGACTCAGTGGTCAGCACCCGGTACTGTTCACCAACCCTGTCGGTAATCAGGCATGCACGATGGTTTTTAAGCAATAAAACAGCAGGCAAAACCAGGGCGCTAAGCTGGTCGAGATGGCTTTTGAGGGGCCTGGCTGACAGTCCGACCCGCTCGGCTGCCCTGATAAACAATGGAATATCCAGCTGTCCGTTTTCAAGGGGCAGACCTGCAATAAGCGTACTGGATGAAGCGTTGATGTGATAATGGCGGCAGAGTTGAATCAGGCATTCCAGTAAAGGGCTGGAATGGCCGGATGTAGCCTGTTTTATATCTTCACTCATAGACAGCTGTTTCCCTCTCACCTGAATCTGGTCAAACGATGAACGCCTGATCTGGTTAAGGCGAAAAGGATCATGTTTATGGCGGCAGTTACAATCCAGTAACTATCTAACAACACGAACCCGTTTGTTCATCAATTGTTTTTTCTGCAGTGGTCGCTATTTTTCAGCAATGGTAGCTATGACCCGAAAATAAACAGATAGTTTCAGAGTACTGTCGTGTTAAGTGGCTTGGTGTTCCCCGAATTTATCCCGAAAACAAAGGAGGTATTTGCTGACCAGTCCAGTTATCAGCAGGCAATGCCCTGGTTACTTAGCCGAATATCCTTATGAGATTCTTATAACGATATGTACTTCTCGGCTTAATAAAGTAGTCGGGATTATGTGGAGTGCAAGGGCAGGGCAGGTAAAGTGAAGACCTCCCGGAACAGAAACGGGAGGTCTGGCAGGGCTATCTTTCCAGTTCCCGTTCCAGTGGAATCATATGATGCCTGGGTTGTACGACAAGCAGGTCGGTATCAATATCCGAAATCAACTGTTCTGCAGTATTGCCCAGGGCAACGGCGGGCAAACCGGTTCTGGCCTGTGTACCCATGACCAGCAGGTCAGCCTGCAGTTCGCGGCTCAGCTCTGGAACCAGGGACTCTGCCGGGCCGGGACGGACATGGATGTCGTCAGGCTGTATGCCGTAATTGCGAGCGTACTCCTGACAGTTGTTGAGATAACGGTCTTTATCCGTTGTGCCATCGCCCTGGTCCTGAATGGCCAGCATTGTGGTAGGGTGTGCTGTTGCCAGATGCAGGGTGGCACCATAAACATCGGCACTGATCCGGGCGTTTTGCAGGATGGCCTGATTCAGCTGGTGATGGTGTTTGTCATCAGGGTCGGCATTGACTGCTGCGAGCATGTGAGAGCCCTGATAACTGCGGTCATGGCGAACCAGCAGAACAGGTACCCGGCACTGGCGCAGAAGGTTCCAGTCATTCGGGGTGGAAAATGCACTAAGCAGGCCGCCTTCCGGCTGGTAATCTTTAATGACCAGGTGGCAGCGTTCCATCTGTCGAACATGAATAATGGTGTCGACCAGACTTTTCGACCATTTTTCCTGGGTGTGGACTTCAACACCCTGATCCCGGATTTTACCGGACAGGACTTCAAGTTTTTCTCTGGAGGCTTCTGATGGTTTTGGATTGGCAGACAGGACGTGGAGCTCTGATCCTGTTGCCTTTACAATATCTACGGCACGATTCAGAGCGATCTGTTTTTTCTTGCGCGTATCAATCACAACAAGAACTTTGGCAACTCCCCGCATGGTTCACACTCCATTTTTATGTTCTTTAATCCTGATCTTACCCAATAAAAAACGAGGTACGTTTGATCTGTGTCAATTAAAATGTCTGTGATTAAGAGTAATGGTATCCTTTGGGTTTTGTTGATTGAATTCGTGTCAACATAAGAATAATTTATGAGCCGGAAATACCCCCATAGAAAAAATATAAGTCGTATGAGTATCCAGCATGCTGAGAGATAACCTGTCTGCCCCGCTGTCCGACCTGTTTCCGGAACTGGCTGCTTTTTTATTGTGCAGAACGCCGGATGTCTGGGTAGAAACAGCTTTAGAACATCAGGATATCTTATTGATAGACCATGCAAACTGTGAAAAAAAAGCGGCTTCCACGGCTCTGAATCTGATGTTCCGGTATATTCACCATGAAGACCTGCTGCACAAAATGTC from Endozoicomonas sp. NE40 includes:
- a CDS encoding universal stress protein yields the protein MRGVAKVLVVIDTRKKKQIALNRAVDIVKATGSELHVLSANPKPSEASREKLEVLSGKIRDQGVEVHTQEKWSKSLVDTIIHVRQMERCHLVIKDYQPEGGLLSAFSTPNDWNLLRQCRVPVLLVRHDRSYQGSHMLAAVNADPDDKHHHQLNQAILQNARISADVYGATLHLATAHPTTMLAIQDQGDGTTDKDRYLNNCQEYARNYGIQPDDIHVRPGPAESLVPELSRELQADLLVMGTQARTGLPAVALGNTAEQLISDIDTDLLVVQPRHHMIPLERELER
- a CDS encoding type I secretion system permease/ATPase, yielding MSEDIKQATSGHSSPLLECLIQLCRHYHINASSSTLIAGLPLENGQLDIPLFIRAAERVGLSARPLKSHLDQLSALVLPAVLLLKNHRACLITDRVGEQYRVLTTESGGSELVDRTVLEQQMTGEVIFVKEKHQYDERTPETLNLPERHWFWGTLLRSRKIYRDVIIASAVVNLFVIVSPLFIMNVYDRVVPNNATDTLWVLAIGAGVAYFLDYLLKTARSHFIDIAGKKSDILLSAQLFEQTLGLQFSARPVSVGSFARHLQEFDYIREFITSSTVATLVDLPFTLLILAVVGLLGGPLVLVPLTGILIIALHSWFIQPGLRSAIENTQRSSAQKHAALVETLSGIEGIKAKSAEGELQHRWEKLTGHIAMWDIRTRSLTTSAATLSSLVIQLVTIGIVVCGVYLIVEQSLSMGGLIAAVMLSGRSLAPIAQLSSLSTRYYQAKSALAGLNKVMDLPTEQQNHNSTLKTPDISENILLERVSFQYPKQHGMALNNINLEIRAGEKVAVIGRMGSGKSTFQRLLMRFFTPTGGHIRVDGIDLQQLSPHELRDRIAYVSQDTQLYFGTVRDNITLGAGYVDDEAVLAAAQLCGVTEFTNLHPLGLQMPVAERGSNLSGGQRQSVALARALLSNPSVLLFDEPCSAMDSLTEYQFRERLRELAEDKTLIITTYKSSMLDLVDRIIVFDRGHLIADGPKEKVIEALEQGKVTL
- a CDS encoding HlyD family type I secretion periplasmic adaptor subunit; amino-acid sequence: MNNKLRTAWQRFLGSISHYRQQQLSMDYMPDTSAAILTQSPRGGRALIYLCMATVMIFLIWAGFAKLDEIARGVGKVVPSSRVQVIQNLEGGIISDIFVSEGDRVKADQSLMQLDNTRFLSVFRESEVEYSSLKATAYRLRSESDGTDLSFGDDVKDQDKDIIRETNLFNNRLQTLQTELTIAEEKVNQSRQELSEMRSREKHLKNSLKLASRELELTRPLARQGAVSEVELLRLEQRVNELAGDLDGARLAIPRLESALQAAQQREPELQLNFRQKALHELKENGIRMAQLEEHLTAQKDRVNRTLVRSPVEGTVKKINSNTLGGVVQPGMELMEVVPLQDQLLIEAQIRPKDIAFLRLGQPAIVKVTAYDFAVYGSLRGQVEHISADTIQDENGQSFYIVRVRTEKSHLGSSEKPLPIIPGMQTSVDILTGKKSVLDYILKPIIRARKNAMREP